A stretch of the Bacillota bacterium genome encodes the following:
- the rseP gene encoding RIP metalloprotease RseP, which translates to MHTLVTAILVFALMILFHELGHFVAAKLSGIKVHEFSIGFGPKLVSLTHRDTLYAIRVLPLGGYVRMAGMESDDLDDPNGFNRKPVGQRAGVIFAGPFMNFVLALLLFVFTFTVIGIPTLSNSNVIGEVLPGRPAAKAGMMANDRVVAANGQPVTNWDDLVRVVHANPEREITLKVVRQGKEILLKVTPTLEPQAKVGQIGIRQTVTLHRLGFMEGVETGLKQTWALTVAVLSSIVQLITGTAPPGGLAGPVGITHMIGEAAQGGLAYLLNFAGILSINLGLINLLPIPSLDGSRLIFLSVEGIRGKPVEPDKENLIHMIGFALLMVLFLVITYNDILRLFGQTKLS; encoded by the coding sequence ATGCACACCCTGGTGACAGCAATCCTGGTTTTTGCCTTGATGATTTTATTTCATGAACTGGGTCACTTCGTGGCCGCCAAATTGTCAGGAATAAAAGTTCATGAATTTAGCATCGGTTTTGGTCCAAAGTTAGTCAGCCTTACGCACCGAGACACACTCTACGCTATCCGTGTTTTGCCACTAGGTGGATATGTCCGGATGGCCGGCATGGAGTCAGACGATCTAGACGACCCGAATGGATTTAACCGTAAACCTGTTGGTCAACGGGCTGGAGTGATCTTTGCCGGACCCTTTATGAATTTTGTCCTGGCATTACTATTGTTTGTCTTTACCTTCACGGTGATTGGCATCCCCACCCTCTCCAACTCAAACGTGATTGGTGAGGTTTTACCGGGGCGGCCAGCGGCTAAGGCCGGGATGATGGCGAATGACCGTGTTGTAGCGGCCAATGGGCAACCCGTCACTAATTGGGATGACCTCGTCAGAGTGGTGCACGCTAACCCTGAACGAGAAATAACCTTGAAAGTGGTGCGTCAAGGGAAAGAGATACTCCTTAAGGTGACACCAACTCTCGAACCGCAGGCGAAGGTGGGTCAGATCGGAATCAGACAGACGGTGACTTTGCACCGTCTGGGATTTATGGAGGGCGTAGAGACGGGTCTTAAGCAGACATGGGCTTTAACGGTCGCGGTGTTATCTTCGATAGTACAGCTCATTACGGGAACTGCACCACCGGGCGGCCTGGCCGGACCGGTTGGAATAACACACATGATTGGTGAAGCAGCCCAGGGCGGCCTGGCTTATCTTCTCAATTTTGCGGGAATACTCAGTATTAATTTGGGCTTAATCAATCTGTTGCCGATCCCGTCCCTGGACGGCAGTCGGTTGATTTTCTTAAGTGTCGAAGGCATTCGGGGTAAACCTGTGGAACCGGACAAGGAGAACCTGATCCACATGATCGGCTTTGCCTTATTGATGGTGTTGTTCCTGGTTATTACTTATAATGATATTCTTCGGCTGTTCGGTCAGACCAAATTGTCTTGA
- the ispG gene encoding flavodoxin-dependent (E)-4-hydroxy-3-methylbut-2-enyl-diphosphate synthase, protein MKRRKTRVIRLGNVKIGGDAPIAVQSMTKTDTRDVQATIAQIRELEAVGCEIVRLAVVDQEAAEALGRIRPATKLPLVADIHFDYRLALTAMDAGIDGLRINPGNIGDRYKVSMVVAKAKDKGIPIRIGVNAGSLEKRLLERYGGVTPEAMLESALRHIDILESLGFYDIKVSLKAAYVPLMLAAYRLLSHRVEYPLHIGVTEAGTVYTGTIKSAVGLGILLAEGIGDTLRVSLTGHPTTEVRAGYEILKSLGLRQRGPELISCPTCGRCEIDLVEIAEEVERNLQHLTEPIKVAIMGCVVNGPGEARQADIGIAGGRGVGVLFRHGEVVRKVSQNDLVPVLLAEIKQLIAHRKNDEEEWRE, encoded by the coding sequence ATTAAGCGCAGAAAAACCCGCGTCATCCGCTTGGGAAATGTCAAGATCGGCGGGGATGCACCAATAGCAGTCCAATCTATGACAAAAACCGATACCCGTGATGTTCAGGCCACAATTGCCCAGATCAGGGAACTGGAAGCGGTGGGGTGCGAGATCGTCCGCCTCGCAGTGGTAGATCAGGAAGCAGCGGAGGCCTTAGGGCGGATCCGGCCGGCCACCAAGCTTCCTCTGGTCGCCGACATCCACTTTGATTATCGTTTGGCGCTTACTGCTATGGACGCTGGTATCGACGGATTGCGAATTAACCCGGGCAATATTGGCGACCGATATAAGGTCAGTATGGTGGTTGCCAAGGCGAAAGACAAAGGGATCCCCATTCGGATCGGAGTTAATGCGGGATCCCTGGAAAAGCGTTTGCTCGAGCGCTACGGAGGTGTAACTCCAGAAGCAATGCTCGAGAGTGCACTGAGACACATTGATATTCTAGAGTCGCTAGGCTTTTATGATATAAAGGTTTCGCTAAAGGCCGCGTACGTCCCGTTAATGCTGGCTGCCTACCGGCTGCTGTCGCATCGGGTCGAGTACCCCTTACACATTGGAGTAACGGAGGCCGGCACGGTTTATACGGGAACGATTAAATCGGCGGTGGGCCTGGGAATATTACTGGCCGAGGGAATTGGCGATACTTTAAGAGTATCTTTGACCGGTCATCCCACTACCGAGGTGCGGGCTGGTTATGAAATCTTGAAATCACTAGGGTTGCGACAGCGCGGACCAGAGCTCATCTCCTGTCCAACCTGTGGCCGCTGTGAAATTGACCTCGTAGAAATCGCGGAAGAGGTGGAACGTAATTTGCAGCATCTGACGGAACCTATAAAAGTCGCCATCATGGGTTGTGTGGTGAACGGCCCTGGCGAGGCCCGCCAGGCTGATATCGGTATAGCGGGTGGACGAGGCGTCGGCGTCCTTTTCAGACACGGTGAAGTGGTCCGCAAGGTGTCGCAGAACGATTTGGTGCCGGTGCTGCTGGCGGAAATAAAGCAATTGATTGCTCACAGAAAAAATGATGAGGAAGAGTGGAGGGAATAA
- the ytvI gene encoding sporulation integral membrane protein YtvI has protein sequence MHPNLQKYLETLLKLGIALTGLLTIYLTLFIFLPRLAGLLGTLPGYLSPFIIAVFLAFFIDPLVDRIEKWSRLSRGWAVLIVLLSVWGGIGLLLTLAVSRLIRELIQLSGTISYYSSDLTSNYSSLIQQLTDIYLRLNLPPEVIPNNLGTIINALQRTLELSVRGLLRFLGTLPEVFTVLLIATLATFFISRDRDLILKTVLDWVPEAWVKETRGLGRNLSQAIAGFLRAQAILITNTALLSIVGLSILGVDYALTMGLLIGLVDLLPVLGPGTVFIPWIIWQFVSGHLAFGCGLLVLYGIIVLIRQLFEPKIVAQSIGLHPLATLFALYVGLKTMGIVGMVLGPVILVVFQAARRAGLWRNLFGIRTK, from the coding sequence ATGCATCCCAACTTACAGAAGTACTTGGAAACCCTGCTTAAACTTGGTATTGCTCTGACCGGGCTGTTAACGATATACCTGACCTTGTTTATATTTCTCCCCCGCCTGGCTGGATTGTTAGGAACGCTGCCCGGCTATCTATCGCCATTTATCATTGCCGTCTTCCTGGCTTTTTTTATCGATCCTTTGGTAGACCGCATAGAAAAATGGAGCCGACTCAGCCGGGGTTGGGCGGTGCTCATCGTCCTTTTAAGCGTCTGGGGTGGAATCGGGTTGCTGTTAACCCTCGCTGTGTCCAGATTGATCAGGGAGCTTATTCAATTGTCTGGGACAATTTCCTACTACTCTTCCGATCTGACCAGCAATTATTCAAGTTTGATTCAACAGCTTACTGATATTTATCTGCGGCTAAACCTGCCGCCCGAAGTAATTCCCAATAACCTGGGCACAATTATTAATGCCCTGCAACGTACTCTTGAGCTCAGTGTTCGAGGACTGCTCAGGTTTCTGGGAACATTGCCAGAAGTTTTCACCGTCTTGCTCATTGCGACCCTGGCGACCTTTTTTATCAGCCGCGATCGGGATCTAATCTTAAAAACAGTATTGGACTGGGTACCGGAAGCTTGGGTTAAAGAAACCAGGGGATTGGGACGTAATTTGAGTCAGGCCATAGCCGGTTTCTTGAGGGCACAGGCTATTTTGATTACGAATACCGCTCTCTTGAGCATCGTTGGTTTGAGTATTTTGGGGGTAGATTATGCCCTAACAATGGGCTTGCTTATCGGTTTGGTCGATCTCTTGCCTGTTTTAGGACCTGGGACGGTCTTTATCCCCTGGATCATTTGGCAGTTTGTCAGTGGCCACCTGGCTTTTGGTTGTGGCCTGCTGGTGCTATATGGTATCATAGTGCTAATTAGACAATTATTTGAACCTAAAATCGTGGCGCAAAGTATCGGCCTGCATCCCCTGGCGACCTTGTTTGCTTTGTACGTAGGGCTGAAGACTATGGGGATTGTGGGGATGGTTCTGGGGCCGGTAATCCTGGTGGTGTTTCAGGCCGCCCGACGGGCCGGCCTCTGGCGAAATTTGTTTGGGATCAGGACGAAGTGA
- a CDS encoding glycosyltransferase family 2 protein codes for MRASVVIPAYNEAKTIASVLAAVKNGDPFIIGEVIVVSDGSTDETAEIARAAGVRVVELKENIGKGGAMMVGVEAANYEVILFLDADLIGLTPAHVSALLQPVISGEADMSVGIFEHGRIVTDLAQLVAPFLSGQRAIRSEVMYQIGNLSGLRFGVEVALNRYVDEHQLRVKEVVLEDLSHVMKEEKFGVVKGLAARMKMYWEIAKCVTRNTGWGS; via the coding sequence TTGAGAGCTTCGGTAGTTATCCCAGCCTATAACGAAGCGAAGACAATCGCTTCGGTTCTAGCTGCGGTCAAGAACGGCGATCCTTTTATCATTGGCGAGGTGATCGTTGTTAGCGACGGTTCTACAGATGAAACAGCCGAGATCGCGCGAGCGGCGGGGGTACGGGTAGTTGAGCTAAAGGAAAATATTGGAAAAGGCGGGGCGATGATGGTTGGTGTCGAAGCAGCCAACTATGAGGTGATTCTGTTTCTAGACGCCGACCTGATTGGTCTGACCCCGGCTCATGTTAGTGCTTTGCTTCAACCAGTTATTAGCGGTGAAGCGGATATGTCGGTGGGCATATTTGAACACGGGAGAATTGTCACCGATCTGGCTCAGTTGGTTGCCCCTTTTCTCTCGGGGCAACGGGCGATACGTAGTGAAGTTATGTACCAGATCGGTAACCTGAGTGGCTTACGTTTTGGCGTTGAGGTGGCCTTGAACCGCTATGTTGATGAGCATCAGCTGCGGGTTAAGGAGGTTGTCCTGGAGGATCTATCTCATGTAATGAAGGAAGAGAAATTTGGGGTAGTTAAGGGATTAGCGGCAAGAATGAAAATGTACTGGGAAATTGCCAAATGTGTCACCCGGAATACTGGTTGGGGTAGTTAA
- a CDS encoding proline--tRNA ligase: protein MRISQMLAPTLRETPAEAEVISHKLLLRAGMIRKTTAGVYTYLPLGQRVIKKIIEIVREEMDRAGGQEVGLPIIQPAELWQETGRWAVYGEEMFRLKDRHQRDFCLGPTHEEIITDLVRGEVRSYKQLPLLLYQVQNKYRDERRPRFGLMRGREFIMKDLYSFDVDADGLEISYRKMYDAYCRVFTRCGLRYRAVEADPGAIGGNASHEFMVLAESGEAEVVFCQVCDYAANVEKAECQPQVEPAEVKHLKRERVFTPGVQTVEEVANFFKVSPKQVIKTLFYQADDQVIAVLLRGDRRINETKLKNLVKCLRLELADDATVERVTGAPPGSVGPIGLTGIKVYADLEVPFVIEAIVGANQVNYHWQGITPGVDFSLDVVADLRTMEAGEPCPKCASPVTVARGIEVGHIFKLGTKYSEVLGAKFLNEKGQELPMVMGCYGIGVSRTMAAAVEQNYDQDGIKWPMPIAPFHVIVVPVSTHDAEQMRVAEELYQGLLRSGLEVVVDDRNERAGVKFKDADLIGYPIRVTVGAKALKEGQVEVKKRQTGEQFFVPLPEAVDYIAKLVKEEIQATLSEVLK from the coding sequence ATGAGGATTTCACAAATGTTAGCACCAACTCTACGGGAAACACCGGCCGAAGCCGAAGTCATCAGCCATAAGCTCTTGCTGCGGGCCGGTATGATTCGTAAAACAACCGCGGGCGTGTATACATATTTGCCACTGGGACAACGGGTCATTAAGAAGATCATCGAAATAGTGCGCGAGGAGATGGACCGGGCCGGGGGGCAAGAAGTGGGTCTGCCGATCATCCAACCCGCTGAGTTATGGCAGGAGACGGGCCGTTGGGCAGTTTATGGGGAAGAGATGTTCCGCCTGAAGGATCGTCATCAACGAGATTTTTGTCTGGGACCTACCCATGAAGAGATTATAACTGACCTGGTTAGAGGCGAGGTACGCTCCTATAAGCAGTTACCTCTGCTGCTGTACCAGGTGCAGAATAAGTATCGTGATGAGCGGCGACCACGTTTTGGGTTAATGCGAGGACGCGAGTTCATCATGAAGGATTTGTACTCATTTGATGTAGATGCCGATGGCTTGGAAATTAGCTATCGCAAGATGTACGATGCTTACTGTCGCGTTTTTACCCGGTGTGGTTTGCGGTATCGAGCTGTTGAAGCCGATCCCGGGGCAATCGGTGGTAACGCCAGCCATGAATTCATGGTCCTGGCGGAATCAGGTGAAGCGGAGGTGGTGTTTTGTCAGGTGTGTGACTACGCCGCCAATGTCGAGAAAGCCGAATGCCAGCCCCAAGTTGAGCCGGCTGAGGTTAAGCATTTGAAGCGGGAGCGGGTGTTCACGCCAGGGGTACAGACCGTGGAAGAAGTGGCAAACTTTTTCAAGGTCAGTCCGAAACAGGTAATCAAAACTCTGTTTTACCAGGCCGATGATCAGGTGATCGCCGTGCTTCTTCGCGGCGACCGAAGGATCAATGAGACAAAGTTGAAGAACCTGGTGAAATGCCTGCGGCTTGAATTGGCCGATGACGCCACCGTAGAACGAGTAACCGGGGCGCCTCCCGGTTCGGTGGGTCCGATCGGGCTTACGGGAATAAAAGTGTATGCCGATCTGGAAGTCCCTTTTGTAATTGAGGCGATCGTGGGGGCCAATCAGGTTAATTATCACTGGCAGGGTATTACCCCCGGTGTTGATTTTTCGCTGGACGTGGTGGCAGATTTACGGACGATGGAAGCCGGTGAACCCTGTCCTAAATGTGCGAGCCCGGTCACGGTTGCTCGCGGCATCGAGGTTGGCCATATTTTTAAATTGGGAACCAAGTACAGTGAGGTGCTGGGGGCGAAATTCCTGAATGAAAAGGGACAGGAACTTCCCATGGTGATGGGTTGTTACGGTATCGGCGTCAGCCGAACGATGGCCGCAGCGGTAGAGCAAAATTACGACCAGGACGGGATCAAATGGCCCATGCCGATCGCTCCTTTCCATGTGATCGTGGTTCCGGTAAGTACTCATGATGCTGAACAGATGAGAGTGGCGGAAGAACTCTATCAGGGTCTCTTGAGGAGTGGTCTGGAAGTGGTGGTTGATGACCGTAATGAAAGAGCCGGCGTAAAATTTAAAGACGCCGACCTGATCGGTTACCCGATCCGCGTGACAGTAGGGGCCAAAGCCTTGAAAGAAGGACAGGTAGAAGTGAAAAAGCGTCAGACCGGCGAGCAGTTTTTCGTGCCGTTACCTGAAGCAGTTGATTACATTGCCAAACTGGTGAAAGAGGAAATACAGGCAACGCTTAGCGAGGTATTGAAGTGA
- a CDS encoding 1-deoxy-D-xylulose-5-phosphate reductoisomerase yields the protein MKKLAILGSTGSIGRQTLEVISEHPAELEVVALSAGSNIDLLEKQIRAYRPAVAVVMEPGLAEELRRRLHGWPVEVWFGMEGLKKIASLPEVDTVVSALSGVIGLEPTWAAVRAGKVVALANKETLVAAGELVMREASNRGTKILPVDSEHSAIFQCLRNETAFLRKILLTASGGPFRTWPAEQLSSVTPAMALRHPNWVMGKKITIDSATLMNKGLEVIEARWLFGVDFDQIEVVIHPQSIIHSMVELADGAILAHLGIPDMRIPIQYALSYPERWPNSLPRLELAALRQLTFHHPDYARFPCLALAYSAGRIGGTLPAVMNAANEVAVELFLSQKIGFLDIPRLVEEVMQKHTVHNSPDLEDILAADRWARFWTYKLASK from the coding sequence ATGAAGAAGCTGGCCATATTGGGATCAACCGGTTCAATTGGCCGCCAGACCCTTGAAGTAATCAGTGAGCATCCGGCTGAGCTCGAGGTGGTCGCCCTGAGCGCGGGAAGCAACATTGACTTACTAGAAAAACAAATTCGCGCATACCGTCCAGCTGTTGCGGTAGTAATGGAACCTGGCTTGGCCGAAGAATTACGTCGGCGCCTTCATGGTTGGCCAGTGGAAGTGTGGTTTGGGATGGAGGGTTTGAAAAAAATCGCTTCGCTGCCAGAAGTGGATACTGTGGTGAGCGCTCTCAGCGGTGTAATTGGTCTGGAACCTACCTGGGCGGCGGTAAGGGCCGGCAAGGTAGTGGCGCTGGCCAACAAAGAGACGTTGGTGGCTGCCGGCGAACTGGTCATGAGGGAGGCCAGCAATAGAGGAACTAAGATCTTGCCGGTTGACAGTGAACATTCAGCAATTTTTCAGTGTTTACGGAATGAAACGGCTTTTTTACGTAAGATTTTATTGACTGCCTCCGGTGGTCCATTTCGGACCTGGCCAGCAGAGCAGCTTAGTTCAGTAACCCCGGCCATGGCACTCCGTCACCCCAATTGGGTAATGGGCAAGAAGATCACTATTGACTCTGCTACATTAATGAACAAAGGGCTGGAAGTAATCGAAGCCCGTTGGTTATTTGGCGTAGACTTCGACCAGATCGAGGTGGTTATTCACCCACAAAGTATCATTCACTCCATGGTGGAGTTAGCGGATGGGGCTATTCTGGCCCATCTTGGCATCCCGGATATGCGGATCCCTATTCAATACGCTTTGTCTTACCCCGAACGCTGGCCAAATTCCCTACCGCGCTTGGAATTAGCCGCGCTTCGCCAATTGACTTTCCATCACCCTGATTACGCCCGGTTCCCGTGTCTAGCCCTGGCTTACAGTGCCGGTCGGATCGGCGGGACACTGCCAGCTGTCATGAACGCAGCTAATGAAGTAGCGGTGGAATTATTCTTGAGCCAAAAGATTGGTTTCCTCGACATTCCCCGACTGGTGGAAGAGGTCATGCAAAAACATACAGTCCATAATTCACCAGACCTGGAGGACATTCTGGCGGCGGACCGCTGGGCGCGTTTCTGGACGTATAAACTCGCCAGTAAGTAG
- a CDS encoding MgtC/SapB family protein, which produces MSEYDMILRLALACFLGGLIGLERESLNRPAGLRTYTLVCMGSALAMMVSLEMFYKYHTMVNADPGRIAAQVISGIGFLGAGTIMREGANIQGLTTAAGLWVVACVGLAVGAGMYLAAVVTTALILMVLVYFFKLEDRITGLREYKLFKVTMVDKPGQIGRIGVALGEEGVHIKNIKLSHVEGDKLEVELMLKLPSLVRPRNVAEKLHEVPGVHRVEHQE; this is translated from the coding sequence ATGTCTGAGTACGATATGATTTTACGATTGGCCCTGGCCTGTTTTTTAGGTGGACTGATCGGCCTGGAAAGAGAGAGCTTGAATCGACCCGCGGGATTACGCACCTATACCCTGGTATGTATGGGTTCTGCCCTGGCTATGATGGTATCATTAGAAATGTTTTATAAGTATCATACCATGGTCAATGCTGATCCGGGACGAATTGCCGCCCAGGTGATCAGTGGGATCGGTTTTCTAGGCGCGGGTACAATCATGCGCGAAGGAGCCAACATTCAGGGCTTAACTACGGCGGCTGGTCTGTGGGTAGTGGCCTGTGTTGGCCTGGCGGTTGGGGCTGGGATGTATTTAGCCGCTGTGGTGACGACTGCCCTGATTCTGATGGTTCTTGTTTATTTCTTTAAACTTGAGGACCGCATCACCGGCTTGCGAGAATATAAATTGTTTAAGGTGACGATGGTCGATAAACCTGGCCAGATCGGTCGGATCGGGGTCGCCCTTGGTGAAGAAGGAGTCCATATCAAGAACATCAAACTTAGTCACGTGGAAGGGGACAAGCTGGAAGTAGAACTGATGTTAAAGCTGCCCAGTCTGGTTCGTCCGCGGAACGTTGCCGAAAAGCTGCACGAGGTGCCTGGTGTGCACCGTGTGGAGCATCAGGAATAG